CCGATCCGCAGATGACCGTGTCAGCCGCGACGCTCAAGGACGGCGTCGCCAAGCTGTCCTTCGGCCGCAAGAAGCATGTTCTCGTGAAGGTGGGATAAGACGATGGCCAAGATGAAGCTGTTCCATGTCGCTGGCTCCTGCTCGCTGGCGACCCGCATCGCGCTCGAGGAGGCCGGTGCCGACTACGAGACCGTGAAGGTCGATTTCGCGTCCGGCGAACAGACCAAGCCGGAATATCTCGCGATCAACCCCAAGGGCCGCGTGCCGGCGCTCGCCACCGACAAGGGCGTGCTGACCGAGAATGTCGCGCTGCTTGCCTATATCGCGCAGACCCACCCGGCGAAGAATCTGGCGCCGCTCGACGATGCCTTCGCGTTTGCGAAGATGCAGTCGTTCAACGCCTATCTCTCCTCCACCGTCCATGTGAACCATTCCCACAAGGGCCGCGGCTATCGCTGGGCGAGCGAGGAATCGTCCTTCGCCGACATGAAGCGCAAGGTGCCGGAGACCATGGCGGCGAGCTTCGACCTGATCGACCGCGAGATGCTGGTCGGTCCCTGGGTGATGGGCGAGCAGTTCACGGTCGCCGATTGCTATCTCTACACGCTCACCCGCTGGCTCGAGGGTGACGGCGTCGATGTCGCCCGCTTCCCGAAGGTCGCCGATCACATGCGCCGCATGGCCGAGCGTCCCTCGGTCAAGGCCGCGCTCGCCTGATCCGATGGCGCGGCTCGCCCTCATCCTTGGCGGGCTTGTCGCGCTGGCGGCCTCGCCCGCCCTGGCCGAGACGATCCGCACGCCCATCGGCCCGCGTCTCGATGGCTGCCGCATGCAGCCGGGACCGGCCGAGGGCATGGTCTGCGAGGGGGCAGGGGGCTGGCGCATCGTGGTCGGCTTTCCCGCCTTCGGCGCAACTCTGGTGCTGGCGCGCGGCGACCAGCCCGGCTCCAGCGGTCCGTCCTTCCCGCTCGACAGCGTTGGCGACCGGTCGCTTCCCGCCGTCTGGGAGGCGA
This region of Phreatobacter aquaticus genomic DNA includes:
- a CDS encoding glutathione S-transferase family protein: MAKMKLFHVAGSCSLATRIALEEAGADYETVKVDFASGEQTKPEYLAINPKGRVPALATDKGVLTENVALLAYIAQTHPAKNLAPLDDAFAFAKMQSFNAYLSSTVHVNHSHKGRGYRWASEESSFADMKRKVPETMAASFDLIDREMLVGPWVMGEQFTVADCYLYTLTRWLEGDGVDVARFPKVADHMRRMAERPSVKAALA